The following proteins are co-located in the Tiliqua scincoides isolate rTilSci1 chromosome 8, rTilSci1.hap2, whole genome shotgun sequence genome:
- the NRG4 gene encoding pro-neuregulin-4, membrane-bound isoform, translating to MRTDHEEPCGSSYSSFCLNGGICYLIPTVSNPFCRCVENYIGLRCGETLIPGIKDNTRGELFAAILASVVVLSILVAGAFFFLYRKGQIPRSTAVERGDNLVEASSSNGCDRILNTIPR from the exons ATGCGAACAG ATCATGAAGAACCCTGTGGCAGCAGTTACAGCTCTTTCTGTCTGAATGGTGGGATTTGTTATCTGATACCTACAGTTTCCAATCCTTTTTGCAG GTGTGTTGAAAATTATATAGGCCTTCGTTGTGGGGAAACTTTGATCCCCGGCATCAAGGACAACACAAGAGGTGAACTGTTTGCAGCAATTTTGGCTTCCGTGGTCGTTTTGAGCATCCTGGTAGCAGGAGCATTCTTCTTTCTGTACAG GAAGGGCCAGATTCCGAGAAGTACAGCAGTAGAGCGTGGTGATAACCTGGTTGaggccagcagcagcaatggttgTGACA